DNA from Candidatus Saccharimonadales bacterium:
AATGTTGTAAGTTAACACAGTAACAGTCGTAGTTCCGTCACCGGCTACGTCGTTCATTTTGTTGGCGGCTTGCTTAATTAGATCAGCTCCAACTTTAAAGCCCAATTCCTCGTTGTCTTCTTCGGGAAGTTCGATCGCTTTCGCTACACTCACACCGTCGTGCGTAACAGTTGGGCCACCGTAGCCTTTGCTTATAACTACGTTGCGGCCTTTAGGACCCATGGTAACTTTCACGGCATCATACAGGGCTTTCGCTCCACCCAGAACACGGCGACGCGCATCATCATCATAAAAAACTTTTTTAGCCATAAAACTCCTTATTTAGCCAAAACAGCTAAAACATCTTCTTCTTTAACAATTAAATATTCGACTCCGCCGGTTTTTAATTCGGTTACGGAGTATTCTTTATACACAATAAGGTCGTCTTTTTTGACCTCTTTAACTTCTTTACCGACAGCTACAACCTTAGCCACTACTGACTTTTCTTTGGCTTCGTCTGGTAAAAATAAGCCCGATGCAGTTTTATTTTGGGCTTGTTCGCGGACAGCGACAACTCGGTCTGCAAGCGGTTTAAGTGCTTGACTCATGATAACCTCCAGTTTTTGTAACTACATATTTACTATAGTCTGACTAGCACTGTCAAGGCAAGAGTGCTAGCGAGTATTTATTCTTCGATAATTTTAGTAACTTTATTAATCAGTTCGTCCAAATCCTGTTGGCTTTTTGCCTCGGCGTTTAAACGTAAAACCGGCTCAGTGTTACTTGGCCGAACATTAAACCATTTACCTTGATCCTCGTAAGCTACTGTAATTCCATCAAGCAGATCTTGTGCGCCATCGGTAAAAGTTGCCCGTACTCTTTCAATAACTTGCGGTTTGTTTTCGACCTCAAAGTTTATCTCGGGAGACGACACATATTTATTACGATACTTATTCGCCAAATCGCTGAGCTTTTCGCCACTCTCGGCTAAGGCCTGGATAGATAAAATCATGCCAATTAAACCAGAGTCGGTGTAAAAATTATCCTTAAAGTAAAGATGCGCAGTGTGTTCACCTGCAAAAAGCGCCTTTTGTGTACGCATATCGGCCTTAATGTAGCCAAAGCCCACGCGCGTTCTAAACGGCTTACCGCCGGCCGCAACAATTGCATCCCTGGCCGTTTGACCGCAAATTAAGTTATACAAAATTGTTGCCCCCGGATTTTTGCCAAGCAAATATGTTGCCAAAATTGCGGTTATCACCTTGCCCGTTACCACCTCGCCTTGCTCATCGAGCATTAAAGCGTGATCGCCGTCAGCATCGAATGCGAATCCAAAATCGCAAGCTTCGATGCTAATTTTAGCTTTTATTTGAGTTAGATTGTCGCCATTCAACGGATCTGCCGGATGATTTGGAAAACTAGGATCCGGATCAAAATACATTGGAAAAATTTGCAGAGGCAATTTAGTGGCAATTTTTTGTAAAATTGGGCCGGCTGCCCCATTACCAGTATCTATCGCCACCCTATATTTTGGCCATTTTGTAAGATCGGCAAAGCTTAAAACGTGCTCAATCCAATCATCGGCTATATCTTTTTTAATAACTTGCCCAGTCTGAGGAGGCGATACAAACTGATTACTTACCACGAGATCACGAATATTCATCAAACCCTCGCCCACTCCAATTGGTCGCGCTTGTTCGTGGCAGAACCTTAGACCATTGTATTCTGAGTGAATATGCCCAGATGTAATCATTGCTCCGCCGGCCAGCCCAAATTTCCCCACGCAAAAGTACATCATGTCAGAGGTGATCTGGCCCAAATCCCAAACATCCCTTCCCTGTTGACGTACCCCGTTTATAAAAGCCTCGGCAAGTTGAGCTGAGTCCGTGCGAATATCGCGCCCTACAACAACCGCTCCTGCGGTTGGCAGCCATGTCGCTAGCGCGCGACCCAGCCGCTCGGCAACTTCGGGGGTTAAATCCTCGCCAACTTTGCCGCGGACATCGTATGCTTTAAAAATGTCTAAATTCACGCCGCGCCCCCTTAACTAAGTTCATTATAGGCGCCCTGGCAATAAAATCCAGGGCGCAAAGAGCAAACTTAGTTTAAAGCATCTACGTTTGCGGCAATTTTGTTTTCCCATTCTACTTCTGGAAAACTATGCAACAGATCTGACAGATATTTTTTGAGCTTGTCGTAGCCCGGCTGGGTTTTCGACTCAAGCTTAATACCTAGGTACGGGCCATTCTGCGAGTAGCGCACCACAAACATACTGTCATCCGTTTCAAGCCGTACGCCATCACCTGCGCGCTCGTCGTCAATGATCTCGGCGCTTGGGAAATCTTTTTTGAGTATTGGCACTAATTTTTCAACCAACTTAACCTTTTTGTCATCAGCACAGGCTAGCTTGATTTCTGGGCTCGAAACATATTGAGGCATAGCCGCCACTATTTCGCTAAGTTTTTTACCTGTCTCACTTAGGTAACGGATCAGGCGCAAAGTCGAGAACAACCCATCGTCGTGATTATAAAAATCAGCCGAGAAAAAGAAGTGGCCAGAAAGCTCTCCAATAAACGCAGCCTTAACCTCTTGGTTCTTCTTTTTTAAGAACGAGTGGCCGGTGCGCCACATAAATGGTTCGCCACCTTTTGCGGTAATCGTTTCGGGCACTGCCTTTGAGCAAAATGTGTTGAACATAATTTTTGCACCGAGATGATCCATCAGAACCGCTTCGGCAAAAATTGCCACAAGCATGTCATTCCAGATTATTCCACCCTTTTCGTCAACAATTCCAATACGATCACCGTCGGCGTCGTATGTAAAGCCAACGTCTGCCTTTGCCTCTAACACCTCTTTACTTAGACGATCGAGCACGTGCTTTTCGGTTGGATCAGCTACACCAAGCGGAAAAGTAGGATCCACTTTTGTATTGTATTCAATCACCTCACAACCGGCTTGGCGCAAAAGATCTGGCGCAATTCCACCAGCAGTTGTGCAGCTCGGATCGACCACCACACGCAACCCTTTTTTAATTGGTAATCGTTTTAAAATATCGTCAAAGTAAGCTTGGCGAATATCACGCTGTTCAACCTTGCCTGGTTTTTCTGCCATGTCGTAATCTTCTTCTTGCACCATTCGGCAAAGTTCGCGCATACCATCGCTCACTAAAGTTTCCGAAAAATCATTGGCAAACTTAAAACCGTTAAATTCCGGCGGATTGTGGCTCGCGCTCACGTAAACGCCACCCTTGCGATTCAAATAATATTGCGACCAATAAAACGTGCCG
Protein-coding regions in this window:
- a CDS encoding phosphomannomutase/phosphoglucomutase, with the protein product MNLDIFKAYDVRGKVGEDLTPEVAERLGRALATWLPTAGAVVVGRDIRTDSAQLAEAFINGVRQQGRDVWDLGQITSDMMYFCVGKFGLAGGAMITSGHIHSEYNGLRFCHEQARPIGVGEGLMNIRDLVVSNQFVSPPQTGQVIKKDIADDWIEHVLSFADLTKWPKYRVAIDTGNGAAGPILQKIATKLPLQIFPMYFDPDPSFPNHPADPLNGDNLTQIKAKISIEACDFGFAFDADGDHALMLDEQGEVVTGKVITAILATYLLGKNPGATILYNLICGQTARDAIVAAGGKPFRTRVGFGYIKADMRTQKALFAGEHTAHLYFKDNFYTDSGLIGMILSIQALAESGEKLSDLANKYRNKYVSSPEINFEVENKPQVIERVRATFTDGAQDLLDGITVAYEDQGKWFNVRPSNTEPVLRLNAEAKSQQDLDELINKVTKIIEE
- a CDS encoding co-chaperone GroES, producing MSQALKPLADRVVAVREQAQNKTASGLFLPDEAKEKSVVAKVVAVGKEVKEVKKDDLIVYKEYSVTELKTGGVEYLIVKEEDVLAVLAK
- a CDS encoding phosphomannomutase/phosphoglucomutase, whose protein sequence is MKINPHMFRGYDLRGLVGEDLNPEIAEHIGRAFGTYLKRQGITEAVVGRDCRQTSPEYAASLIEGLNATGVDVIDIGMHMIGTFYWSQYYLNRKGGVYVSASHNPPEFNGFKFANDFSETLVSDGMRELCRMVQEEDYDMAEKPGKVEQRDIRQAYFDDILKRLPIKKGLRVVVDPSCTTAGGIAPDLLRQAGCEVIEYNTKVDPTFPLGVADPTEKHVLDRLSKEVLEAKADVGFTYDADGDRIGIVDEKGGIIWNDMLVAIFAEAVLMDHLGAKIMFNTFCSKAVPETITAKGGEPFMWRTGHSFLKKKNQEVKAAFIGELSGHFFFSADFYNHDDGLFSTLRLIRYLSETGKKLSEIVAAMPQYVSSPEIKLACADDKKVKLVEKLVPILKKDFPSAEIIDDERAGDGVRLETDDSMFVVRYSQNGPYLGIKLESKTQPGYDKLKKYLSDLLHSFPEVEWENKIAANVDALN